In the genome of Mauremys mutica isolate MM-2020 ecotype Southern chromosome 8, ASM2049712v1, whole genome shotgun sequence, one region contains:
- the LOC123376104 gene encoding cytochrome P450 4B1-like isoform X3 — MKSVLETVMNPSGAWLNGAVSQMFHLTAVVCLACVVLKAIQLYRRKQKLLKIFKSFPGPPTHWLYGHLQMLQQEDELDNTASWAEQYPHCHPVWFGGFLGFLCINHPEYAKAVYSRGDPKSLVTYSFLVPWIGQGLLILNGPKWFQHRRLLTPGFHYDILKPYVTMMADSVHVMLDKWEQLITQDKSVELFEHVSLMTLDSIMKSAFSYQSNCQTDSDNLYIQTVMDLSLMVYQRIQTPLHHNHLIYWLSSQGRRFRKACKLAHHHTDKVIRERKESLKDEQKLEKIQKRRHLDFLDILLSAKDENGAGLSDEDLRAEVDTFMFEGHDTTASGISWLLYCMALHPEHQQRCREEIKEILADRDTVQWDDFGKMTYTTMCIKETLRLYPPVPVVARELSAPVTFVDGRTLPKGSLVSLNIYGLHRNPTVWHDPEVFDPLRFSPENSAGCHSYAFLPFAAGPRNCVGQHFAMNELKVALALTLLRFELSPDPAKPPVKIPQLVLRSKNGIHLHLKKLQ; from the exons ATGAAATCTGTACTGGAGACAGTAATGAACCCTTCTGGGGCATGGCTGAACGGAGCTGTCTCCCAGATGTTTCACCTGACGGCTGTGGTGTGCCTTGCTTGTGTGGTTCTGAAAGCAATCCAGCTGTACCGGAGGAAGCAGAAACTGCTCAAAATCTTTAAAAGTTTCCCAggacctcccacccactggctgTATGGCCACCTTCAAATG CTTCAACAAGAGGATGAACTAGACAATACAGCGTCCTGGGCAGAACAATACCCACACTGTCACCCCGTGTGGTTTGGCGGTTTCTTAGGATTCTTGTGCATCAACCACCCTGAATATGCTAAGGCGGTCTACAGCAGAGGAG ACCCTAAGTCTCTTGTGACATACAGTTTCCTGGTTCCCTGGATTG GGCAAGGATTGTTGATCTTAAATGGGCCAAAGTGGTTCCAGCATCGGAGGCTGCTGACACCAGGGTTTCACTATGATATTTTGAAACCTTACGTGACCATGATGGCAGATTCTGTCCACGTGATGCTG GATAAATGGGAACAGCTGATCACACAGGATAAGTCAGTGGAGCTCTTTGAACATGTCAGCTTGATGACTCTCGACAGCATCATGAAATCTGCCTTCAGTTACCAGAGCAACTGCCAGACTGACAG TGACAACTTATATATCCAAACAGTCATGGACCTCAGCTTGATGGTGTATCAGAGAATCCAGACCCCCCTGCATCACAACCATCTCATTTACTGGCTCAGTTCTCAAGGGCGTCGATTCCGCAAGGCCTGCAAATTAGCACATCACCATACAG ATAAAGTGATCAGAGAAAGAAAGGAGTCCCTTAAAGATGAGCAAAAGCTTGAAAAGATCCAGAAGAGGCGCCACCTGGACTTTCTGGACATCCTTCTGAGTGCTAAA GATGAAAATGGAGCTGGATTATCCGATGAAGACCTACGTGCCGAGGTGGACACGTTTATGTTTGAAGGTCATGATaccacggccagtgggatctCCTGGCTCTTGTACTGCATGGCCCTGCACCCAGAGCACCAGCAGAGATGCAGGGAAGAGATCAAAGAGATTCTGGCAGACAGAGATACTGTTCAATG GGATGACTTTGGGAAGATGACCTACACCACCATGTGCATCAAAGAGACACTTCGTCTTTACCCTCCGGTACCTGTCGTAGCACGAGAACTCAGTGCACCTGTAACATTTGTTGATGGACGTACCTTACCAAAAG GCTCCCTAGTTTCACTGAATATTTATGGTCTTCACAGaaaccccacagtctggcacGATCCAGAG GTCTTCGACCCTTTGAGATTCTCACCAGAGAACTCAGCTGGATGCCATTCCTACGCTTTTCTGCCGTTTGCAGCTGGACCCAG GAACtgcgtggggcagcattttgccatgAACGAGTTGAAGGTGGCTCTTGCGCTGACTCTTCTGCGCTTTGAACTCTCCCCTGATCCAGCCAAGCCCCCCGTCAAAATACCTCAGCTCGTTTTGCGCTCCAAGAATGGGATTCACCTGCACCTGAAGAAACTTCAGTGA
- the LOC123376104 gene encoding cytochrome P450 4B1-like isoform X7 codes for MKSVLETVMNPSGAWLNGAVSQMFHLTAVVCLACVVLKAIQLYRRKQKLLKIFKSFPGPPTHWLYGHLQMLQQEDELDNTASWAEQYPHCHPVWFGGFLGFLCINHPEYAKAVYSRGDPKSLVTYSFLVPWIGQGLLILNGPKWFQHRRLLTPGFHYDILKPYVTMMADSVHVMLDKWEQLITQDKSVELFEHVSLMTLDSIMKSAFSYQSNCQTDSDNLYIQTVMDLSLMVYQRIQTPLHHNHLIYWLSSQGRRFRKACKLAHHHTDKVIRERKESLKDEQKLEKIQKRRHLDFLDILLSAKDENGAGLSDEDLRAEVDTFMFEGHDTTASGISWLLYCMALHPEHQQRCREEIKEILADRDTVQWLPSFTEYLWSSQKPHSLARSRGLRPFEILTRELSWMPFLRFSAVCSWTQELRGAAFCHERVEGGSCADSSAL; via the exons ATGAAATCTGTACTGGAGACAGTAATGAACCCTTCTGGGGCATGGCTGAACGGAGCTGTCTCCCAGATGTTTCACCTGACGGCTGTGGTGTGCCTTGCTTGTGTGGTTCTGAAAGCAATCCAGCTGTACCGGAGGAAGCAGAAACTGCTCAAAATCTTTAAAAGTTTCCCAggacctcccacccactggctgTATGGCCACCTTCAAATG CTTCAACAAGAGGATGAACTAGACAATACAGCGTCCTGGGCAGAACAATACCCACACTGTCACCCCGTGTGGTTTGGCGGTTTCTTAGGATTCTTGTGCATCAACCACCCTGAATATGCTAAGGCGGTCTACAGCAGAGGAG ACCCTAAGTCTCTTGTGACATACAGTTTCCTGGTTCCCTGGATTG GGCAAGGATTGTTGATCTTAAATGGGCCAAAGTGGTTCCAGCATCGGAGGCTGCTGACACCAGGGTTTCACTATGATATTTTGAAACCTTACGTGACCATGATGGCAGATTCTGTCCACGTGATGCTG GATAAATGGGAACAGCTGATCACACAGGATAAGTCAGTGGAGCTCTTTGAACATGTCAGCTTGATGACTCTCGACAGCATCATGAAATCTGCCTTCAGTTACCAGAGCAACTGCCAGACTGACAG TGACAACTTATATATCCAAACAGTCATGGACCTCAGCTTGATGGTGTATCAGAGAATCCAGACCCCCCTGCATCACAACCATCTCATTTACTGGCTCAGTTCTCAAGGGCGTCGATTCCGCAAGGCCTGCAAATTAGCACATCACCATACAG ATAAAGTGATCAGAGAAAGAAAGGAGTCCCTTAAAGATGAGCAAAAGCTTGAAAAGATCCAGAAGAGGCGCCACCTGGACTTTCTGGACATCCTTCTGAGTGCTAAA GATGAAAATGGAGCTGGATTATCCGATGAAGACCTACGTGCCGAGGTGGACACGTTTATGTTTGAAGGTCATGATaccacggccagtgggatctCCTGGCTCTTGTACTGCATGGCCCTGCACCCAGAGCACCAGCAGAGATGCAGGGAAGAGATCAAAGAGATTCTGGCAGACAGAGATACTGTTCAATG GCTCCCTAGTTTCACTGAATATTTATGGTCTTCACAGaaaccccacagtctggcacGATCCAGAG GTCTTCGACCCTTTGAGATTCTCACCAGAGAACTCAGCTGGATGCCATTCCTACGCTTTTCTGCCGTTTGCAGCTGGACCCAG GAACtgcgtggggcagcattttgccatgAACGAGTTGAAGGTGGCTCTTGCGCTGACTCTTCTGCGCTTTGA
- the LOC123376104 gene encoding cytochrome P450 4B1-like isoform X6, with translation MLRRSTAEECSDTMVMGMNLDRWMNEGEEHALNRENCGHLFFNPKSLVTYSFLVPWIGQGLLILNGPKWFQHRRLLTPGFHYDILKPYVTMMADSVHVMLDKWEQLITQDKSVELFEHVSLMTLDSIMKSAFSYQSNCQTDSDNLYIQTVMDLSLMVYQRIQTPLHHNHLIYWLSSQGRRFRKACKLAHHHTDKVIRERKESLKDEQKLEKIQKRRHLDFLDILLSAKDENGAGLSDEDLRAEVDTFMFEGHDTTASGISWLLYCMALHPEHQQRCREEIKEILADRDTVQWDDFGKMTYTTMCIKETLRLYPPVPVVARELSAPVTFVDGRTLPKGSLVSLNIYGLHRNPTVWHDPEVFDPLRFSPENSAGCHSYAFLPFAAGPRNCVGQHFAMNELKVALALTLLRFELSPDPAKPPVKIPQLVLRSKNGIHLHLKKLQ, from the exons ATGCTAAGGCGGTCTACAGCAGAGGAG TGctctgatactatggtgatgggaatGAATCTGGATAGATGGATGAATGAAGGAGAAGAGCATGCTCTAAATAGAGAGAATTGTGGTCACCTTTTTTTTA ACCCTAAGTCTCTTGTGACATACAGTTTCCTGGTTCCCTGGATTG GGCAAGGATTGTTGATCTTAAATGGGCCAAAGTGGTTCCAGCATCGGAGGCTGCTGACACCAGGGTTTCACTATGATATTTTGAAACCTTACGTGACCATGATGGCAGATTCTGTCCACGTGATGCTG GATAAATGGGAACAGCTGATCACACAGGATAAGTCAGTGGAGCTCTTTGAACATGTCAGCTTGATGACTCTCGACAGCATCATGAAATCTGCCTTCAGTTACCAGAGCAACTGCCAGACTGACAG TGACAACTTATATATCCAAACAGTCATGGACCTCAGCTTGATGGTGTATCAGAGAATCCAGACCCCCCTGCATCACAACCATCTCATTTACTGGCTCAGTTCTCAAGGGCGTCGATTCCGCAAGGCCTGCAAATTAGCACATCACCATACAG ATAAAGTGATCAGAGAAAGAAAGGAGTCCCTTAAAGATGAGCAAAAGCTTGAAAAGATCCAGAAGAGGCGCCACCTGGACTTTCTGGACATCCTTCTGAGTGCTAAA GATGAAAATGGAGCTGGATTATCCGATGAAGACCTACGTGCCGAGGTGGACACGTTTATGTTTGAAGGTCATGATaccacggccagtgggatctCCTGGCTCTTGTACTGCATGGCCCTGCACCCAGAGCACCAGCAGAGATGCAGGGAAGAGATCAAAGAGATTCTGGCAGACAGAGATACTGTTCAATG GGATGACTTTGGGAAGATGACCTACACCACCATGTGCATCAAAGAGACACTTCGTCTTTACCCTCCGGTACCTGTCGTAGCACGAGAACTCAGTGCACCTGTAACATTTGTTGATGGACGTACCTTACCAAAAG GCTCCCTAGTTTCACTGAATATTTATGGTCTTCACAGaaaccccacagtctggcacGATCCAGAG GTCTTCGACCCTTTGAGATTCTCACCAGAGAACTCAGCTGGATGCCATTCCTACGCTTTTCTGCCGTTTGCAGCTGGACCCAG GAACtgcgtggggcagcattttgccatgAACGAGTTGAAGGTGGCTCTTGCGCTGACTCTTCTGCGCTTTGAACTCTCCCCTGATCCAGCCAAGCCCCCCGTCAAAATACCTCAGCTCGTTTTGCGCTCCAAGAATGGGATTCACCTGCACCTGAAGAAACTTCAGTGA